In Rhodanobacteraceae bacterium, a single genomic region encodes these proteins:
- a CDS encoding HEAT repeat domain-containing protein, translating to MAAYHGLRFGWLRAALLLVCAGATASEFALPRDGWVSWTVDAVEGAPEWCCRSLDDPAGAAVACDLDSRRGNYTSDGERGTETVKIYALMQGGQATRVRAYAPSCPVRAGTPVADLGAIDTDASARWLAGQMPAGNERFSETLGALALHAGRVAEDALAGIASDPAAGERRKDALFWLGHARGEAGVRRIEPLLTGDPDPSVREHAAFAISQSGVDRRGDLLLQQASSDPAESVRSQAWFWLAQAGDARAEAKVRAALRQERSRSVRHQAIFALSQLPDGRGVPALIAVVEDRKLPMDERKQALFWLGNSDSGEAIAYLDRVLAARTR from the coding sequence GTGGCTGCGTACCATGGACTGCGGTTCGGATGGCTGCGAGCAGCGCTGCTGCTGGTCTGTGCGGGGGCGACGGCGAGCGAGTTCGCGCTGCCGCGGGATGGCTGGGTCAGCTGGACGGTGGACGCGGTCGAAGGCGCGCCCGAGTGGTGCTGTCGTTCGCTCGACGATCCCGCCGGTGCGGCGGTTGCCTGCGACCTCGACAGCCGTCGTGGCAACTACACCAGCGATGGCGAGCGCGGCACCGAAACCGTCAAGATCTACGCGCTGATGCAGGGCGGCCAGGCCACCCGGGTGCGCGCCTATGCGCCGAGCTGCCCGGTGCGCGCCGGCACGCCGGTGGCCGACCTCGGCGCAATCGACACCGATGCCAGTGCGCGCTGGCTCGCGGGCCAGATGCCTGCCGGCAATGAGCGTTTCAGCGAGACCCTCGGCGCGCTGGCGCTGCACGCCGGCCGCGTGGCCGAGGACGCTCTGGCAGGCATCGCGAGCGACCCGGCCGCTGGCGAGCGGCGCAAGGACGCCCTGTTCTGGCTGGGACATGCGCGCGGCGAGGCCGGCGTGCGCCGCATCGAGCCGCTGCTGACTGGCGATCCGGATCCGTCGGTGCGCGAACATGCTGCCTTTGCCATCTCGCAGAGCGGCGTGGACCGCCGCGGCGACCTGCTGTTGCAGCAGGCCAGTTCCGACCCGGCCGAATCGGTGCGCAGCCAGGCCTGGTTCTGGCTGGCGCAGGCCGGCGACGCACGCGCGGAGGCCAAGGTGCGCGCCGCGCTGCGCCAGGAGCGTTCGCGATCGGTGCGCCACCAGGCAATCTTCGCGCTCTCGCAACTGCCGGACGGGCGCGGCGTGCCGGCCCTGATCGCGGTGGTCGAAGACCGCAAGCTGCCCATGGATGAGCGCAAGCAGGCGCTGTTCTGGCTCGGCAACAGCGATTCCGGCGAGGCGATCGCATACCTGGACCGGGTGCTCGCCGCACGCACGCGGTGA